TAGTCTATACATGTAACGCTGCCACATCGTACATGCATGTTAGTAATCCTTCATATATTTTTTGAAATGATATGTTTGTGTACTCCACCTAAAATTCaacggcgcagcaaagcgcgcTTTTGCTTCTAGTTTTTAATAGTAATtcaaaagtttttattatatttttagaGGCTTTTTTATTGATTTTCAAGCTTATATTTTTTTATTAGGTTTAGTTATTTTTAGCAACTATTTATGCATTTTCTAACAAAGTTACCGCAGCAACGCGCGAGGCATCATCTAGTTTCTTCTAACAAAACCATCATGTGTTAACTAAAAATTTaaactgcaaaaacatcttatatttagtcACAGAggttgtactactccctccgttcccaaatacttgtctttttaggcatttcaaatggactcaacatacggatgtatgtagacatattttaaaatgtagattcactcattttgcgtcgtatgtagtcacttgttgaaatctctaaaaagacaagtatttaggaacggagggagtacttatcatGCATGTGATTTTGTCTCTGGTGCTCAATGTAAGGTGTACTCGCGACGAGTGACGAGAACATCACACATCCAAATCCCAGGCCCGGCCGCAGTATCGATCACGGTACACATGCAATGCAGCTGTGCAACTACTACCGGTCTACAAAGCCGGAGAGGGCATGGAAATGCAAGCAAAGCTAAAGCCGGAGCGTGCGTCCGTAGATCTTTCCGTGTACGCGCAGGCATCCTACACATGCATACCAGCTCACCCTCTGCACGCAGAAACCCTCTTTGTTTCACTTTCACCGTCCAGCCCTGTCTCTTTACTGTTCCTACACGGCTACGGGCGTAGGTTCCTTTCAGCAAAGCGGCTTCGGTGTGCAGCCCTTGCAGGCAATGTAGGCCCTTTCCGCGAGATCGATCCGAGGCGTACCATGCAAGCAAATTAAGACCGCCCCCGACCCGATGCGATGCGGTTGCAGCAGCCTTGCCGATTAGATTTGCTTGATGCCTCTGGATCGACCGATCCGGCCGACAAAGCACACGGTAAAGGTAGCTGTTGTATTGGTGATCTTTCGCAACCTAGCTGAACTCGCGTCAGAGACCCTCATCGATCAGATCAGCCTGAGCAAATGCGAGTTTTTACTTAGGAACTACtccccccgtcccataatataagaacatcaCACTGAGAGTAACTCAAAATGATGGGCACTAACACAGTCACACTGCTCATTCAGAGCTCGGATTTGCCAGATCGGCGGTGCATGCATGCAAGGATGCGTGTAAGCAGTGCCACATGGCTCGGGACGATCACGTCCTACTCCACTCTCGCAGTCGCAGGCATGAGGAATGCATGTGCTCGGCTGTCCCAGATATGCTCGAGAGGCAAAGAGGGCGCAGAGGCCAGCGCCAAAGGCTGTCGGCCTGATCCGGGCAAAGCTAGCTAGGCGATAGATTCCGCGCTCAGTTGCAATGCAAACACTGCGGTGCGTGCTCAACTGACAAGGCATCTTGTTTACGTACGTACTTGGAAACTCCTAGTGCATTACGGGCATACTAGATCGTATTAACGCTGGCACTTGGTAGGAAGAAAAAACTTGATTATTAACTCCTAGTGCATTACGGGCATACTTGATTATTGGCCATGCATGACAACCTGCTTTGTTGCTCCCTCTGGTCCTCTAAAAGTTGTTATTTTCGACATTTATATGGAAATTCAGAGTACAAGTTTGGCCATCAATTTTGTTTCGATCattctatgtgaatatgagaaTAAGAAAACATGTACAAGACAAGTTGGAATAAGACGACAGATTTATATATAACCGAAGGAACTTGTAGCTTGCAAAACTCCGATTAATGTACGTATGCAGCAATTACTACATGAGAGTATACTCCAGAACATTTATCAAAACAAAATAGTACTGTAGCTAGCTAAAGCTAGGCAAATGTATTTCGGTAGACCAGTTTATAACACCACCAGATCTGAAGTCTGGACTAGACACACTAGATGAATCAGGACACAGACCTGCAAAGCTCTCTTGGCAAACAAAATGAAACTACAAGAACGTTTCCAACGCATCAACAACCTAGCAAATTAATCAAAGCACTCACCATAGCCCCTGTAATACTGACACGTGCAGGAACAAGATCGAGGAACCCAACAAACAGCAACTCACAACACACAGCCGCAATCAACCTTCAAACGCGCACGACGATCGCCAGCAGGAACGCCAGAGCCAACGATAGCCGGCCGGGAGCCGCGGTGATCGCGCCGTTCTTCTTCGCATGGTCCTCTCGTTCGTCGTCCCCGTCGTCCGCCGAAGGCGCGTCGGCGGCGGCATCGGCTGACCCGGTCCCTTTCTTGGTCTTGGGCACGACGTCGGTGGCGTTGTGCCTTGAGGTTGGAGTTGAAGTCTCGGGCGACGAGGGCGCCTCGGCGGCCGGGGACGACATGACGGCGCCCACCTGCAGCACCGAGATGTTGTACGGCTCCTCGTGGACGGGCTTGACGAAGAGCACGCTGGTGGCGCGCGCGTCGTCGCCGGCGTCCTGGGGCACGAACGCCACGCTCCCGCCCCGGCGCTCGGAGATCTCCACCATCCCTGCGCTGCCGGGTGCGTCGCCGGAGGCCTGGAACAGGGTGGACACGTCCGCCGAGCCGCCGGGGAGGCGGTGTAGCTTGTCGTGGTCGTAGTAGTCGACGAGGATGTGCAGGGAGAGCACGTGCCGGAGCGCTTCCCGCGGGAGATGACGAGCCCTGAGCGGAGCCATGTCGG
Above is a window of Triticum aestivum cultivar Chinese Spring chromosome 6B, IWGSC CS RefSeq v2.1, whole genome shotgun sequence DNA encoding:
- the LOC123134456 gene encoding fasciclin-like arabinogalactan protein 2; this encodes MSLPSALTASSFAVLLLLVLSVCATCDATHNITAILAARRDMSEFSRLLTTTGLADEINERNTITVLAVDDADMAPLRARHLPREALRHVLSLHILVDYYDHDKLHRLPGGSADVSTLFQASGDAPGSAGMVEISERRGGSVAFVPQDAGDDARATSVLFVKPVHEEPYNISVLQVGAVMSSPAAEAPSSPETSTPTSRHNATDVVPKTKKGTGSADAAADAPSADDGDDEREDHAKKNGAITAAPGRLSLALAFLLAIVVRV